Proteins from a single region of Nitratidesulfovibrio sp.:
- a CDS encoding dienelactone hydrolase family protein — translation MPRGHAPRTPIPTRLHASGPARSVPRTLLAASLAAALLLPVGMPQSIPPTLTAGVSGCFLPIAKDARADESASYQPGFRTMGIWIPETGERLDVAVWYPSVRAPSEIHLGDWTLDVARGGKEVPGRFPLLVISHCTAGSRLAHHDTAEALARAGFVVAAPTHPGDNSNDTSSLFLPEQLTARPRHISTTISRLLRAPETAPMIDPTRIGVIGFGTGGATALLLAGARPDGGRYAGYCERTTPGDPYCTKWASERLARLPEALRPLQSGPGATESAVPPATPFPPSQTSQPSQAPQAPQALMTDVRVRAVALVAPGYGMLFPRASLTRVTVPVAILKADEDEVNRAPLHADALRAALPRPPEFTVLAGADHYALMAACPPTLQRDLPELCGGVDEDTRQTIHRILNARLVRFFLSTLGEAGPPLPAPPPEPEPQALQVQQPPLPATNATSAKSKAKGDRDEKRKKDGKPRKQDAPAPR, via the coding sequence ATGCCGCGCGGCCACGCGCCCCGTACCCCGATCCCCACCCGTCTCCACGCGTCCGGCCCCGCCCGGAGCGTGCCGCGCACCCTGCTGGCCGCGTCGCTGGCCGCCGCCCTGCTGCTGCCCGTGGGCATGCCCCAAAGCATCCCCCCAACCCTGACGGCAGGCGTATCCGGCTGCTTCCTGCCCATCGCGAAAGACGCCCGCGCGGACGAGTCCGCCTCGTACCAGCCCGGCTTCCGCACCATGGGTATCTGGATTCCCGAAACCGGCGAACGGCTCGACGTGGCCGTGTGGTACCCTTCCGTCCGCGCCCCATCCGAAATCCACCTCGGCGACTGGACGCTGGACGTGGCGCGCGGCGGCAAGGAAGTGCCGGGCCGCTTCCCGCTGCTGGTCATCTCGCACTGCACCGCAGGTTCGCGCCTAGCCCACCACGACACGGCAGAAGCCCTGGCCCGTGCGGGCTTTGTGGTGGCGGCACCCACCCACCCCGGCGACAACAGCAACGACACCTCGTCCCTTTTCCTGCCCGAGCAGCTCACGGCCCGGCCCAGGCACATCAGCACCACCATCAGCAGGCTGTTGCGCGCCCCGGAAACCGCCCCCATGATCGATCCCACCCGCATCGGGGTCATCGGCTTCGGCACTGGCGGGGCCACCGCCCTGTTGCTGGCGGGCGCCCGTCCCGACGGCGGCCGCTATGCGGGCTATTGCGAACGCACCACCCCCGGAGACCCCTACTGCACCAAGTGGGCCTCCGAACGGCTGGCCCGCCTGCCGGAGGCCCTGCGCCCGCTGCAATCCGGCCCCGGGGCCACGGAATCCGCCGTCCCCCCCGCAACGCCATTCCCGCCCAGCCAGACCTCACAACCCTCGCAGGCCCCCCAGGCCCCCCAGGCATTGATGACGGACGTCCGGGTACGTGCCGTGGCGCTGGTGGCCCCCGGCTACGGCATGCTCTTTCCCCGTGCATCGCTGACCAGGGTCACCGTTCCCGTGGCCATCCTGAAGGCCGATGAGGATGAGGTGAACCGCGCCCCCCTGCACGCCGACGCCCTGCGCGCCGCCCTGCCCCGCCCGCCGGAATTCACCGTGCTGGCCGGTGCGGACCACTACGCGCTCATGGCCGCCTGCCCCCCCACCCTGCAACGCGACCTGCCGGAACTGTGCGGCGGGGTGGACGAGGACACCCGTCAAACCATCCACCGCATCCTCAACGCCCGCCTGGTGCGCTTTTTCCTGTCCACCCTGGGCGAGGCTGGCCCCCCCCTGCCCGCGCCGCCCCCGGAGCCGGAACCCCAAGCATTGCAGGTGCAACAGCCCCCCCTCCCGGCAACCAACGCCACCTCGGCCAAAAGCAAGGCCAAGGGCGACAGGGACGAAAAACGGAAAAAGGACGGCAAGCCGCGCAAGCAGGACGCCCCCGCACCACGCTGA
- a CDS encoding portal protein, with protein sequence MTSQRLRDAREAVDFLERQRAPWEEAWRDIAAYVLPRRGRMHGRDPLGAPASGAGAGSSGVTGGSTGSADTRGGRVIDATATRAVRILAAGMQGGLTSPARPWFRLRLADGADAESGPARRWLDAVEQRLYWALARSNFYQASHALYTELAAFGSADLYHEVDPERLTRFAALTCGEFAWACDAAGRVDTVARRMLMTARQLAERYGEARLSSGTRRMLRKEPNRHVEVVHLVRPRAVRTPGHDGNLHMPFESLVFEADGAAGDLLHEGGFEEFPHLAARWDVTGSDVYGRSPGMDVLPDVKMLQEMARSQLLAIHKVVNPPMRVPTGFKQRLNLIPGAQNYVAPGQPEAVAPLYQINPDIAAVTRKIDDVRKAVREGFFNDLFLMFTADGRSNVTAAEVAERGQEKLLMLGPVIERHQTELLDPLLTRTYGILRRAGALPPNPPELEGLEMRVEYVSALAQAQRMGAAQSIRQFAAEVTALSATAPGVLDKIDFEQAVDELAAIGGVPARVVRSDAEVLRLRAEREAVQAAQGAAVARGAAGAASALARVLGVDGGDGASSGGVGSGGSGASTGGVGAAASVTPSAPSRPSVPPVPAGRGTEALA encoded by the coding sequence ATGACCAGCCAACGACTGCGCGACGCCCGCGAGGCGGTGGACTTTCTGGAACGGCAGCGCGCGCCGTGGGAAGAGGCGTGGCGCGACATCGCCGCCTACGTCCTGCCCCGGCGCGGGCGCATGCACGGGCGCGACCCGCTGGGCGCTCCCGCTTCCGGCGCCGGGGCTGGCTCGTCCGGCGTGACGGGCGGCTCCACCGGCTCGGCCGACACGCGCGGCGGGCGGGTCATCGACGCCACGGCCACCCGCGCCGTGCGCATTCTGGCGGCGGGCATGCAGGGGGGGCTTACCTCGCCCGCGCGGCCCTGGTTCCGCCTGCGGCTGGCCGACGGGGCCGACGCGGAATCCGGCCCGGCCCGCCGTTGGCTGGATGCGGTGGAACAGCGGCTGTACTGGGCGCTGGCCCGCAGCAACTTCTACCAGGCATCGCATGCGCTCTATACGGAATTGGCCGCCTTCGGTTCCGCCGACCTGTACCATGAGGTGGACCCGGAACGGCTGACCCGCTTCGCCGCGCTGACCTGCGGCGAATTCGCCTGGGCCTGCGATGCGGCGGGCCGCGTGGACACCGTGGCGCGGCGCATGCTGATGACCGCCCGCCAACTGGCGGAACGCTACGGCGAGGCGCGGCTGTCCAGCGGCACGCGGCGCATGCTGCGCAAGGAACCCAACCGCCACGTGGAGGTGGTGCATCTGGTGCGGCCCCGCGCCGTGCGCACCCCCGGCCATGACGGCAACCTGCACATGCCCTTCGAGTCGCTGGTGTTCGAGGCGGACGGTGCCGCCGGAGACCTGCTGCACGAGGGCGGCTTCGAGGAATTCCCGCATCTGGCCGCGCGCTGGGACGTTACCGGCAGCGACGTGTACGGGCGCTCGCCCGGCATGGACGTGCTGCCCGACGTCAAGATGTTGCAGGAAATGGCCCGCAGCCAACTGTTGGCCATCCACAAGGTGGTCAACCCGCCCATGCGCGTGCCCACCGGCTTCAAGCAGCGCCTCAACCTGATTCCCGGCGCGCAGAACTACGTGGCGCCGGGCCAGCCCGAGGCGGTGGCCCCGCTTTACCAGATCAACCCGGACATCGCGGCGGTGACGCGCAAGATCGACGACGTGCGCAAGGCCGTGCGCGAGGGGTTCTTCAACGACCTGTTCCTGATGTTCACGGCGGATGGCCGCTCCAACGTCACGGCGGCGGAGGTGGCCGAACGCGGGCAGGAAAAGCTGCTCATGCTCGGCCCGGTCATCGAGCGGCACCAGACGGAACTGCTCGATCCGCTGCTGACGCGCACCTACGGCATCCTGCGCCGGGCCGGGGCGTTGCCGCCCAACCCGCCGGAGCTGGAAGGGCTGGAGATGCGCGTGGAATACGTCTCGGCGCTGGCCCAGGCCCAGCGGATGGGGGCGGCGCAGTCCATCCGCCAGTTCGCGGCGGAGGTCACGGCCCTGTCGGCCACCGCGCCCGGCGTGCTGGACAAGATCGACTTCGAGCAGGCCGTGGACGAGTTGGCCGCCATCGGCGGGGTGCCCGCGCGGGTGGTGCGCTCCGATGCCGAGGTGCTGCGGCTGCGCGCGGAACGCGAGGCCGTGCAGGCGGCGCAGGGGGCTGCCGTGGCGCGCGGTGCGGCGGGTGCCGCCAGTGCACTGGCAAGGGTGCTGGGCGTGGACGGAGGGGACGGCGCGTCGAGCGGGGGCGTCGGCAGTGGCGGGAGCGGGGCGTCAACTGGGGGTGTCGGTGCCGCCGCATCGGTCACGCCTTCTGCGCCCTCCCGGCCTTCTGTCCCGCCTGTCCCGGCGGGCCGGGGCACGGAGGCGCTCGCATGA